A window of Thalassophryne amazonica chromosome 21, fThaAma1.1, whole genome shotgun sequence contains these coding sequences:
- the dpf3 gene encoding zinc finger protein DPF3 isoform X1, protein MATVIQNPLKSLGDQFYKKAIEHCRSYNARLCAERSVRMPFLDSQTGVAQNNCYIWMEKRHRQPGQAAGQMYTYPARCWRKKRRLQPPLDPQLRLCELRLEAELAPKREGPPAGEATALEALLRGDGLLEKKNSLSKEEETLLEIQRVLEAEENGDAFHDDDDFELDTPKRKNRNRGKSRGSSRRRAETVNSDDQDKPYVCDNRYKQKHNSKKAEEVCGKRYKNRPGLSYHYTHTHLAEEEGEEEKEPEMVPSPPQSSDDHKPQKGPDGGIIPNDYCDFCLGDQGSNRKTGQAEELVSCSDCGRSGHPSCLQFTENMMHAVRTYQWQCIECKSCSLCGTSENDDQLLFCDDCDRGYHMYCLKSPMTQPPEGSWSCHLCLDSLKDKASAYGEP, encoded by the exons GCTGGGTGACCAGTTTTATAAGAAGGCCATCGAACACTGTCGTAGCTACAACGCCCGACTCTGCGCTGAACGCAGTGTGCGCATGCCCTTCCTGGACTCTCAAACGGGTGTGGCACAGAACAACTGCTACATCTGGATGGAAAAGCGCCATCGTCAGCCAG GTCAGGCGGCGGGACAGATGTATACCTACCCCGCTCGTTGTTGGAGAAAAAAGAGGCGGCTCCAGCCTCCGCTGGATCCCCAGCTCCGCCTCTGTGAGCTCAGACTGG AAGCCGAGCTGGCCCCCAAAAGAGAGGGGCCCCCGGCAGGAGAAGCCACAGCTTTGGAGGCCCTCCTGAGGGGAGACGGCCTGCTGGAGAAAAAAAACAGCCTCAGTAAGGAGGAGGAGACGCTGCTGGAAATACAG CGAGTTCTGGAGGCGGAGGAAAATGGCGACGCTTTCCACGACGATGACGACTTTGAACTGGACACCCCAAagagaaagaacagaaacagagGCAAA AGCAGAGGATCCAGTCGGAGGCGGGCTGAAACCGTTAACAGCGACGACCAGGACAAACCTTACGTCTGTGACA ACAGATACAAACAAAAGCATAACTCAAAAAAGGCTGAAGAAG TATGTGGGAAGCGCTACAAGAACCGGCCTGGCCTGAGCTACCACTACACCCACACTCACCTGGCAGAGGAGGAGGGTGAGGAGGAGAAGGAACCAGAGATGGTCCCGTCTCCCCCGCAGAGCTCCGATGACCACAAGC CtcagaaaggaccagatggggGCATCATCCCCAACGACTactgtgacttctgcctgggagATCAGGGCTCCAACAGGAAGACAGGCCAGGCTGAGGAACTGGTCTCCTGCTCGGACTGTGGACGTTCTG GTCACCCGTCGTGCCTGCAGTTCACTGAGAACATGATGCATGCAGTCAGGACATACCAGTGGCAGTGCATCGAATGCAAGTCCTGCAGCCTCTGCGGCACCTCGGAGAACGAC GATCAGCTTTTGTTCTGCGATGACTGTGACAGAGGGTACCACATGTACTGCCTGAAGTCTCCAATGACCCAGCCGCCCGAAG GGAGCTGGAGCTGTCACTTGTGTCTGGATTCATTGAAAGACAAAGCATCAGCCTACGGCGAACCATAA
- the dpf3 gene encoding zinc finger protein DPF3 isoform X3, with product MATVIQNPLKSLGDQFYKKAIEHCRSYNARLCAERSVRMPFLDSQTGVAQNNCYIWMEKRHRQPGQAAGQMYTYPARCWRKKRRLQPPLDPQLRLCELRLEAELAPKREGPPAGEATALEALLRGDGLLEKKNSLSKEEETLLEIQSRGSSRRRAETVNSDDQDKPYVCDNRYKQKHNSKKAEEVCGKRYKNRPGLSYHYTHTHLAEEEGEEEKEPEMVPSPPQSSDDHKPQKGPDGGIIPNDYCDFCLGDQGSNRKTGQAEELVSCSDCGRSGHPSCLQFTENMMHAVRTYQWQCIECKSCSLCGTSENDDQLLFCDDCDRGYHMYCLKSPMTQPPEGSWSCHLCLDSLKDKASAYGEP from the exons GCTGGGTGACCAGTTTTATAAGAAGGCCATCGAACACTGTCGTAGCTACAACGCCCGACTCTGCGCTGAACGCAGTGTGCGCATGCCCTTCCTGGACTCTCAAACGGGTGTGGCACAGAACAACTGCTACATCTGGATGGAAAAGCGCCATCGTCAGCCAG GTCAGGCGGCGGGACAGATGTATACCTACCCCGCTCGTTGTTGGAGAAAAAAGAGGCGGCTCCAGCCTCCGCTGGATCCCCAGCTCCGCCTCTGTGAGCTCAGACTGG AAGCCGAGCTGGCCCCCAAAAGAGAGGGGCCCCCGGCAGGAGAAGCCACAGCTTTGGAGGCCCTCCTGAGGGGAGACGGCCTGCTGGAGAAAAAAAACAGCCTCAGTAAGGAGGAGGAGACGCTGCTGGAAATACAG AGCAGAGGATCCAGTCGGAGGCGGGCTGAAACCGTTAACAGCGACGACCAGGACAAACCTTACGTCTGTGACA ACAGATACAAACAAAAGCATAACTCAAAAAAGGCTGAAGAAG TATGTGGGAAGCGCTACAAGAACCGGCCTGGCCTGAGCTACCACTACACCCACACTCACCTGGCAGAGGAGGAGGGTGAGGAGGAGAAGGAACCAGAGATGGTCCCGTCTCCCCCGCAGAGCTCCGATGACCACAAGC CtcagaaaggaccagatggggGCATCATCCCCAACGACTactgtgacttctgcctgggagATCAGGGCTCCAACAGGAAGACAGGCCAGGCTGAGGAACTGGTCTCCTGCTCGGACTGTGGACGTTCTG GTCACCCGTCGTGCCTGCAGTTCACTGAGAACATGATGCATGCAGTCAGGACATACCAGTGGCAGTGCATCGAATGCAAGTCCTGCAGCCTCTGCGGCACCTCGGAGAACGAC GATCAGCTTTTGTTCTGCGATGACTGTGACAGAGGGTACCACATGTACTGCCTGAAGTCTCCAATGACCCAGCCGCCCGAAG GGAGCTGGAGCTGTCACTTGTGTCTGGATTCATTGAAAGACAAAGCATCAGCCTACGGCGAACCATAA
- the dpf3 gene encoding zinc finger protein DPF3 isoform X2 — protein MATVIQNPLKSLGDQFYKKAIEHCRSYNARLCAERSVRMPFLDSQTGVAQNNCYIWMEKRHRQPGQAAGQMYTYPARCWRKKRRLQPPLDPQLRLCELRLEAELAPKREGPPAGEATALEALLRGDGLLEKKNSLSKEEETLLEIQRVLEAEENGDAFHDDDDFELDTPKRKNRNRGKSRGSSRRRAETVNSDDQDKPYVCDICGKRYKNRPGLSYHYTHTHLAEEEGEEEKEPEMVPSPPQSSDDHKPQKGPDGGIIPNDYCDFCLGDQGSNRKTGQAEELVSCSDCGRSGHPSCLQFTENMMHAVRTYQWQCIECKSCSLCGTSENDDQLLFCDDCDRGYHMYCLKSPMTQPPEGSWSCHLCLDSLKDKASAYGEP, from the exons GCTGGGTGACCAGTTTTATAAGAAGGCCATCGAACACTGTCGTAGCTACAACGCCCGACTCTGCGCTGAACGCAGTGTGCGCATGCCCTTCCTGGACTCTCAAACGGGTGTGGCACAGAACAACTGCTACATCTGGATGGAAAAGCGCCATCGTCAGCCAG GTCAGGCGGCGGGACAGATGTATACCTACCCCGCTCGTTGTTGGAGAAAAAAGAGGCGGCTCCAGCCTCCGCTGGATCCCCAGCTCCGCCTCTGTGAGCTCAGACTGG AAGCCGAGCTGGCCCCCAAAAGAGAGGGGCCCCCGGCAGGAGAAGCCACAGCTTTGGAGGCCCTCCTGAGGGGAGACGGCCTGCTGGAGAAAAAAAACAGCCTCAGTAAGGAGGAGGAGACGCTGCTGGAAATACAG CGAGTTCTGGAGGCGGAGGAAAATGGCGACGCTTTCCACGACGATGACGACTTTGAACTGGACACCCCAAagagaaagaacagaaacagagGCAAA AGCAGAGGATCCAGTCGGAGGCGGGCTGAAACCGTTAACAGCGACGACCAGGACAAACCTTACGTCTGTGACA TATGTGGGAAGCGCTACAAGAACCGGCCTGGCCTGAGCTACCACTACACCCACACTCACCTGGCAGAGGAGGAGGGTGAGGAGGAGAAGGAACCAGAGATGGTCCCGTCTCCCCCGCAGAGCTCCGATGACCACAAGC CtcagaaaggaccagatggggGCATCATCCCCAACGACTactgtgacttctgcctgggagATCAGGGCTCCAACAGGAAGACAGGCCAGGCTGAGGAACTGGTCTCCTGCTCGGACTGTGGACGTTCTG GTCACCCGTCGTGCCTGCAGTTCACTGAGAACATGATGCATGCAGTCAGGACATACCAGTGGCAGTGCATCGAATGCAAGTCCTGCAGCCTCTGCGGCACCTCGGAGAACGAC GATCAGCTTTTGTTCTGCGATGACTGTGACAGAGGGTACCACATGTACTGCCTGAAGTCTCCAATGACCCAGCCGCCCGAAG GGAGCTGGAGCTGTCACTTGTGTCTGGATTCATTGAAAGACAAAGCATCAGCCTACGGCGAACCATAA
- the dpf3 gene encoding zinc finger protein DPF3 isoform X4, producing the protein MATVIQNPLKSLGDQFYKKAIEHCRSYNARLCAERSVRMPFLDSQTGVAQNNCYIWMEKRHRQPGQAAGQMYTYPARCWRKKRRLQPPLDPQLRLCELRLEAELAPKREGPPAGEATALEALLRGDGLLEKKNSLSKEEETLLEIQSRGSSRRRAETVNSDDQDKPYVCDICGKRYKNRPGLSYHYTHTHLAEEEGEEEKEPEMVPSPPQSSDDHKPQKGPDGGIIPNDYCDFCLGDQGSNRKTGQAEELVSCSDCGRSGHPSCLQFTENMMHAVRTYQWQCIECKSCSLCGTSENDDQLLFCDDCDRGYHMYCLKSPMTQPPEGSWSCHLCLDSLKDKASAYGEP; encoded by the exons GCTGGGTGACCAGTTTTATAAGAAGGCCATCGAACACTGTCGTAGCTACAACGCCCGACTCTGCGCTGAACGCAGTGTGCGCATGCCCTTCCTGGACTCTCAAACGGGTGTGGCACAGAACAACTGCTACATCTGGATGGAAAAGCGCCATCGTCAGCCAG GTCAGGCGGCGGGACAGATGTATACCTACCCCGCTCGTTGTTGGAGAAAAAAGAGGCGGCTCCAGCCTCCGCTGGATCCCCAGCTCCGCCTCTGTGAGCTCAGACTGG AAGCCGAGCTGGCCCCCAAAAGAGAGGGGCCCCCGGCAGGAGAAGCCACAGCTTTGGAGGCCCTCCTGAGGGGAGACGGCCTGCTGGAGAAAAAAAACAGCCTCAGTAAGGAGGAGGAGACGCTGCTGGAAATACAG AGCAGAGGATCCAGTCGGAGGCGGGCTGAAACCGTTAACAGCGACGACCAGGACAAACCTTACGTCTGTGACA TATGTGGGAAGCGCTACAAGAACCGGCCTGGCCTGAGCTACCACTACACCCACACTCACCTGGCAGAGGAGGAGGGTGAGGAGGAGAAGGAACCAGAGATGGTCCCGTCTCCCCCGCAGAGCTCCGATGACCACAAGC CtcagaaaggaccagatggggGCATCATCCCCAACGACTactgtgacttctgcctgggagATCAGGGCTCCAACAGGAAGACAGGCCAGGCTGAGGAACTGGTCTCCTGCTCGGACTGTGGACGTTCTG GTCACCCGTCGTGCCTGCAGTTCACTGAGAACATGATGCATGCAGTCAGGACATACCAGTGGCAGTGCATCGAATGCAAGTCCTGCAGCCTCTGCGGCACCTCGGAGAACGAC GATCAGCTTTTGTTCTGCGATGACTGTGACAGAGGGTACCACATGTACTGCCTGAAGTCTCCAATGACCCAGCCGCCCGAAG GGAGCTGGAGCTGTCACTTGTGTCTGGATTCATTGAAAGACAAAGCATCAGCCTACGGCGAACCATAA